From a region of the Thermosulfurimonas sp. F29 genome:
- a CDS encoding hydrogenase iron-sulfur subunit, whose translation MKIGVFICTSCNIGERLEVSELEAAAQDQGAQFAASREFLCSKEGCQFINETIKNEGLEAVAICACSPRVNYDVFNFGKVAVERVNLREGVVWSRFPVPGEGEESVDDSKEVAEGVTFKDELMALAKDYVRMGVAKLQSYKHPEPYKPEEEISKTVLVIGGGVAGMTAALEVARAGHPAIIVEKEKELGGFVARMKAQVKAEPPFDGISEPVTGKLISEVQGNENITVYTGAQVTSIKGAPGLFTVTIKKAGGEEEVKVGAIVVAAGWKPYDASKLEDLGYGKFADVVTNVEFEEMCAKGELKRKSSGEPVKSVLFVQCAGQRDENHLPYCSSVCCLVSLKQARYVREADPEAKAYIIYKDMRTVGAYEDFYRAMQDDPGVFLTKGEVKEIREEDGRLVVKVDQTLFGEEIEIPVDMVVLATGMVPATAEDPIIPLEYRQGHGFPELELFYGFADSNYICFPYETRRTGIYAAGAVHQPMTVFQAMEDAAGAALKALQCLKAIEMGHAVHPRTWDFAYPEWDLKMCTQCKRCTEECPFGALDETEDGTPMPNPTRCRRCGTCFGACPQRIINFKDYSIDMVTQMIKACEMPEPDYGLYRVLALVCENDAYPALDMAAYRRLNLPVAFRVIPVRCLGAVNVSFVKDAMSKGFDGVLLLGCKFGENYQCHFIKGSELANRRMENVAETLQQLALETERVTLEIVAIDEVEKLPQIMNKFVEFLQEYGESPFKGW comes from the coding sequence ATGAAGATAGGAGTCTTTATCTGCACCTCTTGTAATATCGGGGAGAGGCTGGAGGTCTCTGAGCTGGAAGCGGCGGCCCAGGATCAGGGGGCGCAGTTTGCGGCCTCCCGGGAGTTTCTGTGTAGCAAGGAGGGCTGCCAGTTCATAAACGAGACCATCAAGAACGAGGGGCTCGAGGCGGTGGCCATCTGCGCGTGTTCCCCGCGGGTGAATTACGATGTCTTTAACTTCGGCAAGGTGGCGGTGGAGCGGGTGAACCTGCGGGAGGGGGTGGTCTGGAGTCGTTTTCCGGTTCCCGGGGAGGGTGAGGAATCGGTGGATGACAGCAAGGAGGTGGCCGAGGGGGTCACCTTCAAGGACGAGCTCATGGCCCTGGCCAAGGACTATGTGCGGATGGGGGTGGCCAAGCTCCAGAGCTACAAGCATCCCGAGCCTTACAAGCCCGAGGAGGAGATTTCGAAGACGGTTCTCGTGATCGGAGGCGGTGTGGCGGGGATGACCGCGGCTCTCGAGGTGGCCAGGGCGGGGCATCCGGCCATCATCGTGGAGAAGGAAAAGGAGCTCGGTGGATTCGTGGCCAGGATGAAGGCCCAGGTGAAGGCCGAGCCTCCCTTTGACGGAATCTCCGAGCCCGTAACCGGAAAGCTCATTTCCGAGGTGCAGGGGAACGAAAATATTACCGTTTACACCGGGGCCCAGGTAACCAGCATCAAGGGGGCTCCGGGGCTCTTTACGGTGACCATAAAGAAGGCCGGTGGCGAGGAAGAGGTTAAGGTGGGAGCCATAGTGGTGGCGGCGGGATGGAAGCCGTACGACGCCTCCAAGCTTGAGGACCTGGGCTACGGAAAGTTTGCGGATGTGGTGACCAATGTGGAATTCGAGGAGATGTGTGCGAAGGGGGAGCTCAAGCGCAAGTCCAGCGGGGAGCCGGTAAAGAGCGTGCTCTTCGTGCAGTGTGCCGGTCAGCGGGACGAGAATCATCTTCCCTACTGCTCTTCGGTGTGTTGTCTGGTCTCCCTCAAGCAGGCCAGGTATGTGCGGGAGGCCGATCCCGAGGCCAAGGCCTACATCATTTATAAGGACATGCGGACGGTAGGGGCTTACGAGGACTTCTATCGGGCCATGCAGGACGATCCGGGGGTCTTCCTTACCAAGGGTGAGGTCAAGGAGATCCGGGAGGAGGACGGGCGGCTGGTGGTGAAGGTGGACCAGACCCTTTTCGGGGAGGAGATAGAGATTCCGGTGGACATGGTGGTGCTGGCTACGGGGATGGTGCCGGCCACGGCGGAGGATCCCATCATTCCTCTGGAGTACCGGCAGGGGCACGGTTTTCCGGAGCTTGAACTCTTTTACGGTTTTGCGGACTCCAATTACATTTGCTTCCCTTACGAGACCCGGCGCACGGGAATCTACGCCGCCGGAGCGGTGCATCAGCCCATGACCGTCTTTCAGGCCATGGAGGACGCCGCCGGGGCGGCGCTCAAGGCCCTTCAGTGTCTCAAGGCCATAGAGATGGGGCACGCGGTGCATCCGCGGACCTGGGACTTCGCCTATCCGGAGTGGGACCTCAAGATGTGCACCCAGTGTAAGCGGTGTACGGAGGAGTGCCCCTTCGGGGCCCTGGACGAGACCGAGGACGGCACGCCCATGCCCAATCCCACCCGTTGCCGGCGTTGCGGGACCTGTTTCGGGGCCTGTCCGCAGCGGATCATCAACTTCAAGGACTACAGCATCGACATGGTGACGCAGATGATCAAGGCCTGCGAGATGCCCGAGCCGGATTACGGACTCTACCGGGTGCTGGCTCTGGTGTGCGAGAACGACGCCTATCCGGCTCTGGACATGGCGGCTTACCGGCGGCTTAACCTTCCGGTGGCCTTCCGGGTAATCCCGGTGCGGTGCCTTGGGGCGGTGAATGTGTCCTTCGTGAAGGACGCCATGAGCAAGGGCTTTGACGGAGTGCTGCTTCTGGGTTGTAAGTTCGGGGAGAACTACCAGTGCCACTTCATCAAGGGAAGTGAGCTGGCCAACCGGCGGATGGAGAATGTGGCCGAGACCCTCCAGCAGCTGGCTCTCGAGACCGAGCGGGTGACGCTGGAAATCGTGGCCATAGACGAGGTGGAGAAGCTGCCTCAGATCATGAACAAGTTTGTGGAATTTCTGCAGGAATACGGAGAAAGCCCCTTTAAGGGATGGTAA
- a CDS encoding CoB--CoM heterodisulfide reductase iron-sulfur subunit A family protein translates to MANDKILVVGGGISGITAAVEAAEMEYDVYLVEREPSLGGRVAQLRYYFPKLCPPTCGLEMNYRRIKTNPRITVYTLATVKSVSGGPGNYRVTVEIAPRYVNENCTACGECEKVCQGERENTFDFGLSRTKAIYLPHPMAFPLRYVLDKSALAEGDLDRIMAACKYDAIDPNMQPQTVELEVGAIIWATGWKPYDARKLDNLGYGRFANVITNMQMERLASPTGPTGGKILRPSDQTAPKTVAFVQCAGSRDENHLPYCSYICCLASLKQSLYLAEQDKDTEIFIFYIDIRTPGRYEKFLRRAQEEARINFIKGKVAKIEEDPETKDLIVTAEDTLSGKKVSQRVNMVVLAVGMQPSLAEGEVPAGVSVDENGFVRISEGMYACGCARLPLDVMTSNETATAAALKAIQTIVRG, encoded by the coding sequence ATGGCTAATGATAAAATACTGGTGGTAGGCGGAGGGATAAGCGGTATCACGGCGGCCGTGGAGGCGGCCGAAATGGAATACGATGTCTATCTGGTGGAGAGGGAGCCCTCGCTGGGAGGCCGGGTGGCGCAGCTGCGGTACTATTTTCCCAAGCTCTGTCCGCCCACCTGCGGTCTGGAGATGAACTACCGGCGCATCAAGACCAATCCCCGGATCACGGTTTACACCCTGGCCACGGTGAAGAGCGTCTCCGGCGGTCCGGGCAACTACCGGGTAACGGTGGAGATCGCTCCCCGGTATGTGAACGAGAATTGCACGGCCTGTGGGGAGTGCGAGAAGGTCTGTCAGGGGGAGCGGGAGAACACCTTTGACTTCGGTCTTTCCAGGACCAAGGCCATTTATCTTCCCCATCCCATGGCCTTTCCCCTGCGGTATGTGCTGGACAAGTCGGCTCTTGCCGAGGGGGATCTTGACCGGATCATGGCGGCCTGCAAGTACGACGCCATCGATCCGAACATGCAGCCCCAGACGGTGGAGCTTGAGGTAGGGGCCATCATCTGGGCCACGGGGTGGAAGCCTTACGACGCCCGGAAGCTCGACAACCTGGGTTACGGGCGTTTCGCCAATGTGATCACCAACATGCAGATGGAGCGTCTGGCCTCGCCCACCGGGCCCACCGGGGGAAAGATCCTTCGGCCTTCAGACCAGACGGCGCCCAAGACAGTGGCCTTCGTTCAGTGTGCCGGGTCGCGGGACGAGAATCATCTGCCCTACTGTTCTTACATTTGCTGTCTGGCCTCCCTCAAGCAGAGTCTTTACCTGGCCGAGCAGGACAAGGATACGGAGATTTTTATCTTTTACATTGACATACGGACTCCCGGGCGTTACGAGAAGTTCCTGCGTCGGGCGCAGGAGGAGGCGCGGATCAACTTCATCAAGGGCAAGGTGGCCAAGATCGAGGAGGATCCCGAGACCAAGGACCTCATCGTGACCGCGGAGGACACCCTTTCCGGCAAGAAGGTGAGTCAGCGGGTGAACATGGTGGTGCTGGCGGTGGGGATGCAGCCCTCGCTGGCGGAAGGGGAGGTTCCGGCGGGGGTTTCGGTGGACGAGAACGGATTCGTCCGGATTTCCGAGGGGATGTATGCCTGCGGCTGTGCGCGTCTTCCGCTCGATGTGATGACCTCCAACGAGACGGCTACGGCCGCGGCCCTAAAAGCCATACAGACCATTGTAAGGGGGTAA
- the aprA gene encoding adenylyl-sulfate reductase subunit alpha — protein MGRIWSYNPGLECAEPEIVEMETDILIVGGGMAACGAAVEAVRWAKQAGLKIVLCDKAALERSGAVAMGLSAINTYIGENKPDDYVRMVRCDLMGIIREDLSFDVGRHVDDTVHCFEEWGLPIWKKTEDGKTLDGAEAKAKGLTLKGGAKPVRSGRWQIMINGESYKVIVAEAAKNAMDQMGENGVILERVFIVRPLMDANEPNRCCGGVGFSVRENKIYIIKANATLIATGGAVNIFRPRSQGEGMGRTWYPVWNPGSGYAMCLMSGAKLVLMENRFVPARFKDGYGPVGAWFLLFKARATNAFDEDYIAKHKDELKKFAPYSEASVVGTCLRNHAMLIEMKEGRGPIFMHTEWALQEAMKQMDKKEFKKLEAEAWEDFLDMCVTQAGLWACLNIEPEKKPSEIMPTEPYFLGSHAGCAGAWCCGPDEDWVPEEYKAPWKEIGLYNRMTTVKGMFCAGDTVGACGHKFSSGSHVEGRIAAKAMVKFCLDHKDFKPTPKRSAEDYKKEIYGPWYRFQEFKNATTVYEINPNYLLPRQIQNRLMKIMDEYVAGTSTYYQTNKVMLETGLELLTMLKEDMQKAAARDLHELMRAWENIHRVWTAEAHLRHILFREETRYPGYYYRADFPNLDDQNWRCFTLSSVDPETGEWKMEKFPYIQIIPDPLGP, from the coding sequence ATGGGTCGGATTTGGTCTTATAATCCCGGTTTGGAGTGTGCCGAGCCTGAAATCGTAGAGATGGAGACGGATATTCTTATCGTGGGAGGCGGTATGGCCGCCTGCGGGGCGGCCGTGGAGGCCGTGCGGTGGGCCAAGCAGGCCGGTCTTAAGATTGTCCTGTGTGACAAGGCGGCTCTTGAGCGTTCCGGTGCGGTGGCCATGGGTCTTTCGGCCATCAACACCTACATTGGTGAGAACAAGCCGGACGACTATGTGCGGATGGTCCGCTGCGACCTGATGGGTATCATCCGTGAGGATCTCTCCTTCGATGTGGGGCGTCATGTGGACGACACCGTGCATTGCTTTGAGGAGTGGGGTCTTCCCATCTGGAAGAAGACCGAGGATGGGAAGACCCTGGACGGCGCCGAGGCCAAGGCCAAGGGGCTCACCCTGAAAGGTGGGGCCAAGCCGGTGCGCTCCGGACGCTGGCAGATTATGATCAACGGTGAGTCCTACAAGGTGATCGTGGCCGAGGCGGCCAAGAACGCCATGGATCAGATGGGTGAAAACGGCGTGATCCTTGAGCGGGTGTTCATTGTGCGGCCTCTCATGGACGCCAACGAGCCCAACCGCTGCTGCGGCGGCGTGGGCTTTTCCGTCCGTGAGAACAAGATCTACATCATCAAGGCCAACGCCACCCTGATCGCCACCGGTGGTGCGGTGAACATCTTCCGTCCGCGTTCCCAGGGTGAGGGTATGGGCCGGACCTGGTATCCGGTGTGGAACCCCGGTTCCGGCTATGCCATGTGCCTGATGAGCGGAGCCAAGCTGGTTCTCATGGAGAACCGGTTCGTGCCCGCCCGCTTCAAGGACGGCTACGGACCGGTGGGGGCCTGGTTCCTCCTCTTCAAGGCCCGGGCCACCAACGCCTTCGACGAGGACTACATCGCCAAGCACAAGGACGAACTCAAGAAGTTCGCGCCCTACAGTGAGGCCTCCGTGGTGGGTACCTGTCTGCGTAACCACGCCATGCTCATCGAGATGAAGGAGGGTCGCGGGCCCATCTTCATGCACACCGAGTGGGCCCTTCAGGAGGCCATGAAGCAGATGGACAAGAAGGAGTTCAAGAAGCTTGAGGCCGAGGCCTGGGAGGACTTCCTGGACATGTGCGTGACCCAGGCCGGGCTGTGGGCCTGCCTGAACATCGAGCCCGAGAAGAAGCCCTCCGAGATTATGCCCACCGAGCCCTACTTCCTGGGGTCTCACGCCGGTTGCGCCGGGGCCTGGTGCTGCGGTCCGGACGAGGACTGGGTGCCCGAGGAGTACAAGGCGCCCTGGAAGGAGATCGGGCTTTACAACCGGATGACCACCGTGAAGGGGATGTTCTGTGCCGGCGACACCGTGGGGGCCTGCGGACACAAGTTCTCCTCCGGGTCCCATGTGGAGGGGCGGATTGCGGCCAAGGCCATGGTGAAGTTCTGCCTGGATCACAAGGACTTCAAGCCCACCCCGAAGCGTTCGGCCGAGGATTACAAGAAGGAGATCTACGGGCCGTGGTATCGCTTCCAGGAGTTCAAGAACGCCACCACGGTCTACGAGATCAACCCCAACTACCTCCTGCCGCGGCAGATCCAGAACCGTCTCATGAAGATCATGGACGAGTATGTGGCCGGAACCTCCACCTACTATCAGACCAACAAGGTGATGCTCGAGACCGGGCTTGAGCTGCTCACCATGCTCAAGGAGGACATGCAGAAGGCCGCGGCGCGGGATCTTCACGAGCTCATGCGGGCCTGGGAGAATATCCACCGCGTGTGGACGGCGGAGGCGCATCTGCGGCACATCCTCTTCCGTGAGGAGACCCGTTATCCCGGATACTACTACCGGGCCGACTTCCCCAATCTTGACGATCAGAACTGGCGGTGCTTCACCCTCTCCAGCGTGGATCCCGAGACCGGCGAGTGGAAGATGGAGAAGTTCCCCTACATCCAGATCATCCCCGATCCGCTGGGACCGTAA
- the aprB gene encoding adenylyl-sulfate reductase subunit beta — protein sequence MPSYVNPEKCDGCKGGDRTVCMYICPNDLMILDTENMKAYNQEPDQCWECYSCVKSCPQGAISVRHYSDFSPLGASCQPMRGTTDIMWTIKFRNGVVKRFKFPIRTTPEGSADPTVGKPDPDLGALSDNRLFTEIADGVTPATPENPVCIKFAG from the coding sequence ATGCCGAGCTATGTAAATCCTGAAAAGTGTGACGGATGCAAGGGTGGTGATCGGACGGTTTGTATGTACATCTGTCCCAACGATCTTATGATCCTGGACACCGAGAACATGAAGGCCTACAACCAGGAGCCGGATCAGTGCTGGGAGTGCTACAGCTGCGTGAAGAGCTGCCCGCAGGGGGCCATCTCCGTGCGGCACTATTCGGACTTCTCTCCGCTTGGGGCTTCCTGCCAGCCCATGCGGGGCACCACGGACATCATGTGGACCATCAAGTTCCGTAACGGCGTGGTGAAGCGCTTCAAGTTCCCCATTCGGACCACGCCCGAGGGTTCCGCGGATCCCACGGTGGGCAAGCCGGATCCGGATCTGGGCGCTCTTTCGGACAACCGTCTCTTTACCGAGATTGCTGACGGGGTTACTCCGGCCACGCCGGAGAATCCGGTGTGCATCAAGTTTGCCGGGTAA
- the sat gene encoding sulfate adenylyltransferase: MSGLLIERPLPHGGRLVERVIEDKAVARKMWKTCNAVYEIKPTLHYETGVPVRNVYREIMSICYGFFSPVEGSMKQAEVERVLKERRLLNEWIFPYPLIFDISKDDLNKLGVEPGDRLGLTLKGKPFAILDIEEIYEIDPEELAYKTFGDPETNPEVVQQKFDKKHPGWVIYRSHQPWVLAGKYTIINPPRLKPPFDRFWFPPRKAREEFEKRGWRTVINHQTRNVPHVGHEFLMKCAAFTGDVEPCHGILVNAVIGVKRRGDYPDEAIVEAHEAVNKYGYIKPERHLVSIVLWDMRYGNPLESLLHGIIRQNMGCTHHMFGRDHAAVGEYYDKFATQILWTKGIPSFGFPAPPTDVPYGLKIRPQNMREFSYCPTCKEMAYSETCGHKREKLSGSFLRGMVAEGVQPPSIIMRPEVYKVVVKWWKKFGYPFCNEKYVINKEKELEVDLEDL; this comes from the coding sequence ATGTCGGGTCTTTTGATTGAGCGGCCTCTGCCTCACGGCGGGCGTCTGGTGGAAAGGGTGATCGAGGACAAAGCGGTGGCCAGGAAGATGTGGAAGACCTGTAATGCCGTCTACGAGATCAAGCCCACGCTCCACTATGAGACCGGGGTTCCGGTGCGCAATGTATACCGGGAGATCATGTCCATCTGCTACGGTTTCTTCAGCCCGGTCGAGGGTTCCATGAAGCAGGCCGAGGTGGAGCGGGTGCTGAAGGAGCGGCGTCTCCTTAACGAGTGGATCTTTCCCTATCCTCTGATCTTCGATATCAGCAAGGACGATCTCAACAAGCTGGGGGTGGAGCCCGGGGATCGTCTGGGTCTCACCCTGAAGGGTAAACCCTTTGCTATTCTCGACATCGAGGAGATTTACGAGATCGATCCCGAGGAGCTGGCCTACAAGACCTTCGGGGATCCGGAGACCAATCCCGAGGTGGTTCAGCAGAAGTTCGATAAGAAGCATCCGGGGTGGGTGATTTATCGGAGCCATCAGCCCTGGGTGCTGGCCGGAAAGTACACCATTATCAATCCTCCCAGGTTAAAGCCGCCCTTTGATCGGTTCTGGTTCCCTCCGCGCAAGGCCCGGGAGGAGTTCGAGAAGCGGGGCTGGCGTACGGTGATCAATCACCAGACCCGGAATGTGCCCCATGTGGGTCATGAGTTTCTGATGAAGTGTGCGGCCTTCACCGGCGATGTGGAGCCCTGTCACGGGATCCTGGTGAACGCCGTGATCGGGGTCAAGCGGCGGGGAGACTATCCCGACGAGGCCATCGTGGAGGCGCACGAGGCGGTGAACAAGTACGGCTACATCAAGCCCGAGCGGCACCTGGTGAGCATCGTGCTCTGGGACATGCGTTACGGGAACCCGCTCGAGTCCCTGCTCCATGGGATTATCCGCCAGAACATGGGCTGCACTCACCACATGTTCGGGCGTGACCACGCCGCGGTGGGTGAGTACTACGACAAGTTCGCCACGCAGATCCTCTGGACGAAGGGGATTCCCAGCTTTGGCTTCCCGGCTCCGCCCACCGATGTGCCCTACGGTCTCAAGATCCGGCCTCAGAACATGCGTGAGTTCTCCTACTGCCCCACCTGTAAGGAGATGGCCTATTCCGAGACCTGCGGGCACAAGCGGGAGAAGCTTTCCGGAAGTTTTCTGCGGGGCATGGTGGCCGAGGGCGTGCAGCCTCCGAGCATCATCATGCGGCCCGAGGTGTACAAGGTGGTGGTCAAGTGGTGGAAGAAGTTCGGGTATCCCTTCTGTAACGAGAAGTATGTGATCAACAAGGAGAAAGAGCTCGAGGTCGACTTGGAGGACCTCTAA
- a CDS encoding molybdenum cofactor guanylyltransferase yields the protein MHKKTIGLILAGGYARRFGGRKALSLLKGKPLLLWVRETIAPLCTEVWLSLRDPKQAEASLKTYFDRVIWDPLPGAGPLSGLLGGLRELAPNEALLVVSCDQPLLQVSLLHKLQDIFNTGNYWVVFCLNRKNEPEPLPGVYGKKLREHLEKYLCAGRKSFREWLKTLPPEKILGLPFEIWYSLDKKGLSFLNINFRKDLEEVERILH from the coding sequence ATGCATAAGAAAACAATCGGATTAATACTTGCGGGAGGATACGCCCGGCGTTTCGGAGGGAGGAAGGCCCTGAGCCTTCTGAAAGGGAAACCTCTACTACTATGGGTCAGGGAGACAATAGCTCCTCTGTGTACGGAAGTCTGGCTCTCTCTGAGAGATCCGAAACAGGCCGAAGCCTCCCTCAAGACCTATTTTGACCGTGTGATATGGGACCCCCTTCCGGGAGCCGGACCGCTTTCCGGACTCCTGGGAGGATTGCGCGAACTGGCCCCGAACGAGGCCCTTCTCGTAGTCTCCTGTGACCAGCCCCTTCTGCAGGTTTCCCTTCTCCACAAACTCCAAGACATTTTCAATACGGGAAATTACTGGGTCGTCTTTTGTCTCAACCGTAAAAATGAACCCGAACCCCTTCCCGGAGTTTACGGAAAAAAACTGCGGGAACATCTGGAGAAGTATTTATGTGCGGGCCGAAAGTCCTTCCGGGAGTGGTTAAAGACTCTACCTCCTGAAAAAATCCTTGGCCTTCCCTTCGAAATCTGGTATTCTCTAGATAAGAAGGGTCTGAGTTTTCTTAACATCAACTTCAGGAAAGATCTTGAAGAGGTAGAGAGGATTTTACATTGA